One Sulfitobacter mediterraneus genomic window, AGGACATGAACGCCTGAGTGCCGAGCAAGGTTTCCGAAATCGCCCGCGCAATCCCGGTCAAAACCTTGGCAAACCGTGCGCTGGTGGTGGTGGCATGCACCTCTTTTAGTTCGGGAATATGGATCGCAAAGGCGACCATCGCAAAAATGCGCTGCTTCTGGATCGACCGGGCATAATTCTCCAGCACCGTCATGCGGATGAACCCGTTTACCGACCCTGTCACGGGAACCGGATAATCATAGCCGGTCTTGGGCGTTGCGCCACGTCCAGTGGGGTCAAACATACCCATGCGCCCATAAGGGTTGCTCCGCTCCACATTCCGCACCCGCGACATCAGCTCAACCACATCAAACGGTTTGACGGTGTAGTCGGTCGCGCCTGCGGCAAAGGCATAATCGATATAGGGTTTATCGCTCATCGCCGTGATCATCAGGATCGGGGTTTCCGCATAATCGGGCATCTGCCGCACGGTGCGGCACAGTTCGATCCCGTCCATGCCGGGCATCTGGATATCCAGCATCAAACAATCAAAGGGCGCATCCTGCGCGTGCAGGGCGGTCAAGGCATCGTCTGCACCTGTGGCTGTAACCAGATCTTCATATCCATAGCCGGACAGAATTTCGGTCAGCAGGTCGAGAATTACCGGGTCATCATCAACGATCAGAAACTTCATGTTTTGCTTCAACACCCTTGCGAGTGTTCCATTCAATGTCCGCCTCTGACGCGCAACCGCAGAGATGGAAAGCCTCTTTTGCCTTCTGGCAGAGAGCGGCGAACAGGATAAGCCCCACCCAATTCTACCGATGCTAGAGTGGTGGCACGAGAATGTGGCGCAATTTAGACAGCTTGCCTCAAATCCTAACAATGACCGCGATTTTTTGATTTAATTGGTTAACGCTCTGTTAAATAAAGCTTCTGATCGTCTGTATGGCACCGTCCAGCGCCTTGCCGTCCGGGTCTTGCAGTGCCGCTTCGCGCAGACGTGCGACCCATTCCGCCGCATCCTCGCGCCCGTCCAACAGTTTGGCGGCCTCCATCACCTTGGCAAACTTCGACAGCCCCCGCGCATGGGTATCCGAGTATCCTTTGACAAGCCGTCTGCATTTCAACAACTCGACGGACAGCGCATAGTCGCGTTCCAACGGGGCAAGACTGTGGCGTAGCCAATCCTTCAAATGGGCCTGTTCGACCTCATGCCGCCGCGTGCGCCGCCGATATCCCTTCAGCCCGCCCAGCAGATGCAACATCACAAAAGACCGCAACCGATGCGTCCGCAGCCGCCGACCCTTGTTGAACCACCGGTCCAGCAGCGCCATGCGGCGCGGGCTGGCCTCCCATTTCGCGCCCATCTTCGCGGGCATCAGGCTGGCGATCTCTTCGGCGCGGGGATGAAAAAACTCCATCAGCTCAAGCACCTGCCCATCGCCGACATTCATCTCGCCATTGATCCGGTCAAACCTTGTGCTGCGTGTCTTGAGATCGGCCACCCGAATGATGTCATCATAGGCCATAGCATTGGCAACATATTTTGCCGCCGCAGCGCTCAGCGCCCAGTCATGCGCCGCAGTGTCACGGGCCAAGACACCCTCAAGATGATCAAGGTATTCACCGCCATAGGCACAATCGAGAAAATCCACGACCTTGGCCAAACCGGCCTTTGCCATGTCTTGCACGGGGTCCGGCATCGCGGCAATCCGCGCCATCAAGGCCTGCCAGTCTTTCATCATTGCGGGCGGGCCGCTGACCTGAGCGCTGTCCGCTGCAGCTGCCGGTGCCTCCAAGGCCGCCCCTTCGCCCTGCGCCGCCTCAAACCCGGCGGCAAAACCGCGCAAGGAGGCTTCAACCCCTTTGCCGCCCGCGCGGATCGCCTCTTCGAACGCGGCGCGGGGAAACGGCAAGGCGCCTGATCCCGCCAAAGCGCCAAACAGGCTGGAGGAAATCACCGACCCCTGTTCAATGGCCAGCTTGTCCATATCCGCAAGGATCAATCGCTGCGCAGCAATCTCTGCTGCGGCGCGCACTTCGTCGGCATCGGCAATCCCGTCACCGGGAGCCATTTTCTCAGACACTGCAAGCGCCCGATGTGTCGATCCAATCAAGGTGGTGCGATCCGGCGTCACAAAGCCGCGCATGATGGACCGGCCCACCTCCATCATCTCGGCGGCGATCATCACATCCACATCACCCCCCGACGGGGCCAGCGCAAAAACCGGTGCCTGATCGCTCTTTGGGGTCATCTCAACATAATAGATTGTCGCGCCCGTCCGCTGGGC contains:
- a CDS encoding response regulator, coding for MKFLIVDDDPVILDLLTEILSGYGYEDLVTATGADDALTALHAQDAPFDCLMLDIQMPGMDGIELCRTVRQMPDYAETPILMITAMSDKPYIDYAFAAGATDYTVKPFDVVELMSRVRNVERSNPYGRMGMFDPTGRGATPKTGYDYPVPVTGSVNGFIRMTVLENYARSIQKQRIFAMVAFAIHIPELKEVHATTTSARFAKVLTGIARAISETLLGTQAFMSYIGEGKFLCICDHTRLMDITALQSELALVLSEDEYVPSGIAVNGLSVIVGPACVPKAFDRPKDLKFIERALDGLESREASHVDRPARSIAARLFQRLSFQ
- a CDS encoding indolepyruvate oxidoreductase subunit beta family protein is translated as MNMVLQQKTPDARVGQIIKLAVLAVGGQGGGVLTGWIEALARAQGYACQATSVAGVAQRTGATIYYVEMTPKSDQAPVFALAPSGGDVDVMIAAEMMEVGRSIMRGFVTPDRTTLIGSTHRALAVSEKMAPGDGIADADEVRAAAEIAAQRLILADMDKLAIEQGSVISSSLFGALAGSGALPFPRAAFEEAIRAGGKGVEASLRGFAAGFEAAQGEGAALEAPAAAADSAQVSGPPAMMKDWQALMARIAAMPDPVQDMAKAGLAKVVDFLDCAYGGEYLDHLEGVLARDTAAHDWALSAAAAKYVANAMAYDDIIRVADLKTRSTRFDRINGEMNVGDGQVLELMEFFHPRAEEIASLMPAKMGAKWEASPRRMALLDRWFNKGRRLRTHRLRSFVMLHLLGGLKGYRRRTRRHEVEQAHLKDWLRHSLAPLERDYALSVELLKCRRLVKGYSDTHARGLSKFAKVMEAAKLLDGREDAAEWVARLREAALQDPDGKALDGAIQTIRSFI